A single genomic interval of Lacrimispora sphenoides JCM 1415 harbors:
- a CDS encoding NAD(P)-dependent malic enzyme, whose product MTTNEKALLLHEEWKGKLEIISKAKVKSREDLALAYTPGVAEPCKVIAGDPEAAYLYTIKSNTIAVVSDGSAVLGLGNIGPLAAMPVMEGKAVLFKEFGGINAIPICLDTQDTEEIIKTVVNIAPAFGGINLEDISAPRCFEIEERLKELLDIPVFHDDQHGTAIVVLAGIINALKVTGKKKEECKIVVNGAGSAGIAITKLLLSYGFLHITMCDRAGILAKGMEGLNWMQEKMMDVTNLEGIHGSLADAMKGSDIFVGVSAPGIVTEEMVASMNPDAILFAMANPVPEIMPDLAKAAGAKVVGTGRSDFPNQVNNVVVFPGIFKGALEGRATAITEDMKLAAATAIAGLVAPSELNENNILPEAFDPRVASVVSQAVKEYIRQ is encoded by the coding sequence GATCTGGCCCTTGCTTATACTCCAGGCGTAGCAGAACCCTGCAAAGTTATTGCCGGGGATCCGGAAGCTGCCTACCTATACACAATCAAATCCAACACCATTGCTGTCGTTTCAGATGGAAGCGCTGTTCTTGGACTTGGTAACATCGGACCTCTGGCCGCCATGCCCGTTATGGAAGGAAAAGCGGTGCTCTTTAAGGAGTTTGGGGGAATCAATGCCATCCCGATCTGTCTGGATACCCAGGACACCGAAGAGATCATTAAGACCGTGGTGAATATTGCGCCCGCTTTCGGCGGAATCAATCTGGAGGATATCTCCGCCCCCCGTTGTTTTGAAATCGAAGAACGGTTAAAAGAGCTTCTTGACATCCCCGTATTCCATGATGACCAGCACGGAACAGCAATCGTCGTTCTTGCCGGCATTATAAACGCCTTAAAAGTGACAGGAAAGAAAAAAGAGGAATGCAAAATTGTTGTAAACGGTGCAGGCTCCGCCGGTATCGCCATTACAAAACTCCTTCTGTCCTACGGATTTCTTCATATCACCATGTGTGACCGTGCAGGAATCCTGGCAAAGGGCATGGAAGGCTTAAACTGGATGCAGGAAAAGATGATGGATGTGACAAATCTGGAAGGAATCCATGGTTCTTTGGCAGATGCCATGAAAGGCAGTGATATTTTCGTAGGAGTTTCTGCTCCCGGAATCGTAACGGAAGAAATGGTCGCTTCCATGAATCCTGACGCCATTCTGTTTGCCATGGCAAACCCGGTTCCTGAGATCATGCCTGATCTTGCCAAAGCAGCCGGCGCAAAAGTAGTTGGAACCGGAAGGTCTGATTTCCCCAACCAGGTCAATAATGTAGTTGTGTTCCCCGGCATCTTTAAAGGTGCATTGGAGGGAAGGGCAACTGCTATTACGGAAGATATGAAGCTTGCTGCCGCAACCGCTATTGCCGGCCTTGTAGCACCTTCAGAACTGAACGAAAACAATATCCTGCCCGAGGCCTTTGACCCTCGTGTTGCATCTGTCGTGAGCCAGGCCGTCAAAGAATATATCCGGCAGTAA
- a CDS encoding DUF4364 family protein, whose product MLSEPMTLYKLMILYMLKQVNFPLTSAQLSNFFLEHEYTTYFTLNQALNELLEARLLHVETNHNSSRYEITREGEETLSFFGSKISPAIINDMDEYLKENKFRLRNEVGVTADFYKSTSHDYIVHCQVREGKNCLINLELSVPDKDQAEIMCDHWKSKSQEIYAFAMKALMSGS is encoded by the coding sequence ATGCTGTCAGAACCTATGACCCTGTACAAACTAATGATTTTATACATGCTTAAACAGGTTAATTTCCCCCTGACAAGCGCACAACTGTCAAACTTTTTTCTGGAGCATGAATATACCACATATTTTACGCTCAATCAGGCATTGAATGAACTGCTGGAGGCCAGACTGCTTCATGTGGAAACAAACCATAACAGCAGCCGGTACGAGATCACCAGGGAAGGGGAAGAAACCCTTTCCTTTTTCGGTAGCAAGATTTCACCGGCTATCATCAATGATATGGATGAATATTTAAAAGAGAACAAGTTCCGTCTCCGCAACGAGGTGGGGGTAACCGCTGATTTCTATAAATCCACCAGCCATGACTACATCGTCCACTGTCAGGTCCGGGAAGGAAAAAACTGCCTGATAAACCTGGAACTGTCTGTTCCGGATAAGGACCAGGCGGAAATCATGTGTGACCACTGGAAATCTAAGAGTCAGGAAATATATGCATTTGCCATGAAAGCACTGATGAGCGGCTCTTAA